Part of the Henckelia pumila isolate YLH828 chromosome 2, ASM3356847v2, whole genome shotgun sequence genome is shown below.
AATAATATAGTGATTTGTAAAACACCTAGGAAGAATGTGAAATAGTATTTGATAAATAATGATTGATTAAATGTGAGATACTATaatgaattaaaattttgtaattcacaataatcaatgaatataaatttaattgtaattttttcattctcttatttttttgataaattatCGGTGTTTTGCATACCATTCATGTATTGAATATATTTGGCGTTGATCTTCTATATCAAACGTCAAAATTATTTGATCGACTGATaaacaatattatttttatatcaatttttttattaattgtaaATATAAGACAAACCTACCTATCTCAGAGAATATAAATTTGTGGAACTCTTTCGCAAAAAaaccttattattattattattattattattatatgtcaAAGAGGTAAATATCAAATATgtgcattattattattattattattattattattattattattattattattattattattattattattattattattattattattatatgtcaAAGAGGTAAATATCAAATATGTTGCACACGATAGGTAAATATGAAATCtcgataaataattaataatttaattgtaATGATTGTTTGGTTTAGTTTCGATTAAATTGATGGGATTTGATTATAATCAATTGAATCATTGTTTACTAATCAAACATAATTTACTTGTTCCAGCTTCTCAACACTAGACCGCAAGTGGATGGCACAATAATCGCAAGTGGATGGTACAATAATCGATGGATAGAAACTCGGTGGAGtataaaattcccaaattatttgGATTATACCTTCACACAGTGATCTCTGCATCTTTAGGGTAGTTGATTTTCATTCAAAGGTaagaattaaaatttgatttttgattgCAGACAAGTCTGTATCTGTTGTTTCTGTGAGCCATTTTTATGCCTTTCGATATTTGTGAGTCGTTTCTTTTATTGACATTAGTTCTTAAAATGGCAAAAGGTTCGGATCTTTTGTTAACCTACGTCGATCGTGATCCTTGAAGTAGATCCGATGGTCTTTTGATTCGATATGGATGGATGGATTTGATTCATGAAATTTGCACTCGTTGTCATTATTGTTTCAGTTGGCCATATGCATATTCAACTTTTGCTTTCAGAAAAGCTGCTTTTTACGAGCTGGGGAAGAATTTTGAACTGCTGTATTGGTACTAAATCCAGTTGAAATTGTTTTAGCGTGTATCCGCATTTCTTTTAAAACGTATTTTAGTTGTTCCGAAGCCGGAAAGTTAATTTTTCCAAGTTTTTTATTGGTATTAAATCGTTTCAATCCGGTAATTGTATTGTGCTAATACTAGAAATAGATCCATTCGGTAGTGGGTGGATCCACTATAGCGGCAAAGATGTGCAATTGCCAGCGAATTAAGGATAAGACTGGCAAACCATTCATAATAGCTTTTATGAGTTATGGATCTAAGCCTTTTGATTGTATTAGTCGAAGCAATGGAATACCATTGCCGAAAATTTTTACTATCCCCTGCTGGTCGATCCCGATTTACAGCATTCCTTTGCTACATTATGATATGTAATATGGTTTGTGTTGTTTAAGAAAATGAATGGCTGAACTATATAGCATTCTTTCCTACAATGTTATCTGTTATGGTCGCTTGCTTGTGTTTTCAGGGGAACCCATGGCTTCCGTAGCAATTACTGACGCTTGTGATGCGAATGAGTCACTTATTGAAAGCGGTGACATTCGAATCCTCCCCCCTATCTTCCAAATATATGGGAAACGTCGAGTGTTCTCTGGCCCCATCGCCACTCTCAAGGTATTCGAGGACAATGTATTGGTTAGAGAGTTTCTTGAAAGCAAAGGCGACGGTAGAGTTCTTGTAGTAGATGGTGGGGGCAGCATGAAGTGTGCTTTGGTTGGAGGAAATCTAGGCCAATTAGCACAGAATAATGGTTGGGCTGGAATAGTTGTCAATGGTTGTATCCGAGATGTGGACGAGATCAATGGTTGTGATGTTGGGGTTAGAGCATTGGCAACCCATCCCAAGAAATCAAAGAAAAGAGGTGCGGGTGAGAGGCACGTCCCGATTCATATCGCAGGGGCAGAGATTCATGATGGTGAGTGGTTGTATGCAGATGGTGATGGTATTATCATATCCAAAACAGAGCTTTCTGTCTAGCTCTGGATCGAAATCATAATGTATTCGATTCATTGTCCAATAACTTGTCAATGCAAAGCCTTCTGGGTTTCATTTTACTGCGCCTGTATTGTTATTAACTTGAGAAACTTTGTTATTGTAATTTGTAGCTGGCGGATGAGCATTGTATGCACTTGTGAAGGCATAATTAAGATGTCTATTTGTTGGATCATGTTCCtgttgttattttgtattttgtttcCCATGTGTTGTCTAATTTGGTGAGATGATAAGGTTGCTCGTGTTGGTATCGGCGTGTTGATCATTTCATCATCTGGTGAATGGTGACAACTTCATCACATGGGTGTGAGAGGCTaagatattaattttttatttcatttaataactTTATATTTAGAAGTGAAAATGCTAAAATTTCACGTAATTAAGTGAACATACAATTACACAtgattaaatcacataattaaattttaaaattacacattaaataattaaattttaaaaaaaacacataattaaaaaaagTATACATTATTAAAAATGAGGGAAAATTGCATTTTTTGTCCTGTAAGTTGGTCTGATTTTGGTTTTACTCTTATAACTTTTCAAAGTTTTAGTTTTAGTCAAGTAACTAACTTAAATTTTTGTTTGGGTTTTGAccctttttttaattgaaagtCACTAAATCAATCGAATATTATTTGGTTGGCTTCGACGTTCTCCTATAAGACTCGTGATTAGAATTAAGTTTATAttatacatattaaaatatactaatcaaaataaacaaaacgacaagttttttttttatttgtaaacCTTGGGTGTCGTTTTTTTTTCTCCTTTATTTTTGcgtaatatattttaatttgtataaCATATGATTAATTCTTGTCAAATAAGTCATGCAGGATATTATCGATGTTACATAAGTAATATTCAATTGATTTAATGATTTTcaatgaaaaaaattcaaacaaaaatcCAAGTTATTGGACTAAAACCTAACTTCGAAAAATTATAAGATTAAAACCAAAATCAGACCAACTAACAtgactaaaattacaatttttccTAAAATCATACCTGATTAAAAAAcacgtaaattttttttaatctaaatgTAATTATAAATCACAGTGTGTTTGTCTTACATTTGTGTACGTATATATTTATGCATATAGTAACATtcctaaatttatttaaataaatttaatgatttaattttaaaaatataccatatatgttttaatttaaacataattttgaagaatatatttttttattataggtAAACCAAGTTTGGTTTTCGGCTCGCCTTTCTTAAATATTATGATTTGGAAATTTAGATATATAATTGAATTGACATGACTTCTATAATTtcattattttgatttaatatcaGTTTGACTCTTTTTTCGATATAATGCGTTGTGACTGAAAGcaatgttaattaattttaattaatttataattattgtaatatagtaatatatattataGACCGTAATAAGAATGCATATAACTTATGTTGTATCTGATAGGCTATCGGGTGGAAAAATATACGAACCGACCCtacatatatttaatttaggGCTTGTAATATCCGAACTTTacttttttaacaaaaaaagcATATATAACCCGACCCGATCAGATAGGTACCCCTACCTGATGTCTACTTCTAATAGTTATTTCATCAATTTTGAATGGGAATTGTCATTTCTCTCAACATTAttatattttccaaaaattttcctATATTTAGTTTGCTCTAATCTAATAATAACAATTTTTAaccataatattatatatataaaacaatgaTTTATTATtgtgtaataaataataatttaatattatatattaattataattattagttaaactaaataaaaataattttatgataaTTGACAAAACATcaataattattatttgatcatataataataataataataataataataataataataaaacacttTCTTGAGTAAGctattgttttgaatttttatttaaaatattttattattaaaaataatttcatttcaaagttgattttatttcattCCAATATTTCCATCATGGCTTAATTTGCATACTAATATAAAATTAACTcctgataattttttttatgttaaaaatgatATTAAGCTATTCACTACTATTGATAATCTGATAGAGACAAATATCAAACATAATAGttaatttaagtatttaacatagttctttcaaaaaaaaaagtatttaaCATAGAATTGGGCAATCAACacgttttattatatatatatgttggtcAAATTAACGGTTTGTGGTTTATTATCAATTctctttattataatttatctataaaataaaacattatcAACAGTTTAACTGCGGTGGCGAGTTCCCACGTGAaaaacaaaggaaaaaaaaaaactgatagagaaataaataataatttatttgattgatttgtGACAAATAACCAACCAGAAAATTACATGCAACCAATCGGTTTTAATTGAATTGCATTGAATAATTAATCAATTCACCCTGGCCTATTTGCCTACCAACCAACCCCAAAACCATGAGTATACTTTGTACCACCTACTCAACACTCGTCGGTGGACTATATGtctctgtatatatatattatatacatatataattcccaaattgttgggattctatACCTTCACACTCTGATCTCATCAGCATCTCTTAGAGTTGTTGACTGATTTTCATTCAAAGGTAAGAATCACAATATTCGtcattatgatatatatatatatatatacatttatatatTATGGTTTTGTGTTGTTTATGgaaatgcatgcatgcatggcTTATTCATCAccatataatattaatatttgttatcGTTAACGCAGCTTGCTTTTGTATACAGGCTTGCATGGATTCCTTGGTGATCACCGACGCTTGCGATGCAAACGAACAACTTATCGAAAGCGGTGACATTCGAATCCTACCCCCGATCTTCCAAATGTACGGGAAACGTCGGGCGTTCTCGGGACGCATCGTCACGGTCAAGGTATTCGAGGAAAACGTACTGGTGAGAGAGTTTGTTGCGAGCAAAGGGCATGGTAGAGTTCTGGTGATAGATGGCGGGGGCAGCATGAAGTCTGCTTTGATCGGAGGAATCCTAAGCAATTCGGCTCGGAAAAACGGTTGGGCCGGAATAGTGGTCTACGGTTGTATCCGAGACGTGGAGGACATCAATGGTTGCGACATTGGGGTTAGAGCATTGGCGGCACATCCCAAGAAGCCGAAGAAAACCGGCGCCGGCGAGAGGCACGTCACGATTCGTATCGGGGGTGCGGAGGTTCGCGACGGGGAGTGGTTGTATGCCGATAGCGATGGTATTATCGTGTCCAAAACGGAGCTTTCTGTCTAGCCCGGCCCGGCCTTTGTCGTTCGATAAAGTGACAAGTGTACGTCGATGCATGCTTTAATTTGTGTGTTTCATTTTAAttacttggttttttttttttgtaatttgtaCGTAAGTGGTGATGTGATGAGCGTCTTGTATCTTGTGTGCGCTTGTAATTGATTGAGCCtacttttatttattgtttttgtaTCTTTGTGGGTACAAGATATTTACTACATTAGATAGATTAAATAGATTATACTTTTCAAACGAAATTAATgattatataaattatatgaacgcatataatatataaataattgtaaataaataaattgagcatacatatatatataatagattaATTAATTTAGCTTAAATTTTGTGGGGAAATTTTTAATAATAGCCTCCACCACAATACTGTAATCAATTTTGGCCTCCAATTAAGctaatttttatgtctattgTATTTCTTCGAACAAAACATGAGTTGGGGTTGCTGGAGTTATACGGAACCCGGATGGAAACTTAGTGATCGCTTTTGGGCAACGGATTTTGAAGCCACTATCAGTTCTACATGCCGAACTATTGGACTTAAAAATTGGGGTGAAGCTGGCTCGTGAAAGAGGATATCAAAATGTGTGTGTTTACTCAGATTCTCAGATGACAGTGCAGGCAGTTACTAACCCATTTGATGATCTAACATATGTCGGAAATTGCGCACGGGAAGTTGAGAACCTTTTTATGGATTCAACTATGGTTAGCCTAAAGCATATGCGGTCGGTCAATCTAGTTATTCACTTTTTAGCACAATTTATTATTTCTTTTCCCATATTTTTTTGTTGGGTGAATGAAGAATTTTCTTCTTGGTTgattaattttgtatttatgAACAATCTTTTTTAATAAATGTGATACgagattatatttttttaaaaaaagaaaacatgaattttgttgaaaaaaatattattattaatattatgttgaatattgaatgttgaatgttgaatattgagttgtaaaatatgaaaaattagtgtgtgatgatgtagatgatgatgtatttatttttggactaatctcaaatgtggatctataaataggtcttcatttgtgatgaaaaatacaattgaattgagagaaaaatatttgtgaagtgtagagtttgatatattttgagttttggagtttttactttttaccataaatttttactttttcacaacacgttatcagcacgatcgttcgaaggttctctataatttccgatgctccaaaatacaagaagaagtcaaaaatattcaacaaataagaatttttattttactgtttatatatctttattgtgtatatattaatatataatatcatgttatgaaaaaaaaataagtttttttcaaaacttgttataaatcctgggatgatgttaagacgacatcccacactcccgctaagggatacgacaagtataaaagcctctaaggtttttaaacaatataatcatatttgtataatttcatgttattatataaaaggttgtctatgacaccgatcttataataatgtgatatgatatactatacctgtctttatactaactatattggtataatttcacaatattatataaaaggctgtctacgacactgactttataataatgtgatatgatatacataattatttaattttgattatcattatatgcattgcatcattatcacgaatttttattcaacatatactcgattttttctttaccctcaacggtcacaaacggctagtttttggcctataaatatgttcactcaaacttattttcaatcacaccaaaattcactctttctctcaaaatatttttactcgatttttcgaagatggagatgatggcatttataaggctatttttcataactattatgatcatcatgctcacgagtcttgtactcaccagcgattttccaccacatactttttctctatttgtatacgcacttgtaatcttcgttcttccattattttgtattgtcatattaatggaaattaactaataaaatgcattgttatttttctagtaccaccatgtataatttggcaaagattgaattcgttgctctcgatatcactagaaaagaaCAAAGAATTGTTAATGAGAAATCATAAATCCCGACCCAATGTATCTacggcatttccagaagcaaatgtcgtaagtaaaaatgaaaaccaaaatcaaagcaTAAACTATATTTTGGTTGAGGTCGAGGATGTGGTCATGAacgtggacgtagaaatgatcgcggtcgtggtcacggccgtgaatataaaaataatcgagatagttacttcaataactaatctcaaaagaacgtcacgaaccacccaaaaaggcagcatgaaaatatgagtgaaaataaaaatcactcaaaaaaatatgaaagtgcttgttataaatgtggcactccaagacattggtcacgtacccctgagcacttatgtaagctctttaaagtatcgataaaggggaaagaaaaagagaccaattttgttgaaaacagtaaccatttaagtggttcaacttatttcaatgctgccgattttttcaaatgatttcgagaacattgattaatatattggtgggactgAAATGTAACAtgttatatttttcatgcattcttatgaaacatgctatattttgcatatatatattatccttgattttctttattgcatttttttgaagtatgaaaaatgctatgagcaaagatAAACtcatggaagtttgcatacccggtagtggtacaacgcacaccattctccgagataaaagatatttcttggaattaaaaccaataaaaacaatggtgaatacaatatcaggtcctgtagacttgattgaaggttgtgaaaaagaacattttttttgttacctaatggtacaaaatttttgataaatgatgctttatattcaccaggatcaaaaagaaatttgttgagttttaatgacatatattctcatgagtatgatactgagacgataactgacggaaataaaaaatatatgtatcttaccacatataaatcaggaaagaaatatgtggttaaaaaattatcaatgctccctactgaattgcattatacacatataagacaaattgaataaaatatggtggttaatagttcttcaatattaatcaattggcatgatcgattgggacatcctggttcaataatgatgcgaagaattattgaaaatacgcatggtcatccattgaaagaccagaagatctttcagaataataagtttcaatgtaaatcatgttctcttggaaaacttattataagaccatcgtcagctaaaatccaaacataatcacccatatttcttgaacgtattcagggtgatatttgtgggccaattcatccaccatatggaccatttcgatattttatggtattgatcgatgcctccagcagatggtcacatgtatgcttattgtcaactcggaatgtggcatttgcaaaactaatggctcaaataataaaattgtggAATCAATTtctcgattatacaatcaagaaaataagacttgataatgctggagaatttacttcccaaactttcaatgactattgtatgtcaatgggaattactgttgaacatcctgttgctcatgttcatacacagaatggattagctgaatcattgattaaacgtctacaactgattgctagaccaatgattatgagaacaaaactccctatttctatatgggaacatgcaattttacatgctgcggcattaattcgcatcagaccaagtgcatatcataaattctccccattgcagcttgcatttggtaaagaaccaaatatttctcatctgagaatttttggatgtatggtgtatgtgcctattgcaccacctcaacgatcaaaaatgggtccttaaagaaaaatcggtatttatatcggttatgatagcccatcaatcattcgatatcttgagcctcaaacAGGCGATTTGTTTAccacgttttgctgattgtcattttaatgaagaaatcttcccaatgttagggggagaaaagaaacacatcgagaaagaaatcacatggtatgtaccttcattgttacatttggatccaaggaccaaacaatgtgagaaagatgtacagcaaattgtgcacctgcaaaaaattgcaaatcaaatgccagatgcatttgcagacacaaaaggggtaacaaaatcatatttacatgctgtaaatgcccctgctcgaattgaaattccaaaaaaacaaattgaagacactcatgatgtcataaaacgcttgaagcgtggaaggccaatcggttccaaagataaaaatcctcgaaaaaaaaaggcatagagaaacacgatgatcataaaatagaaaatggtgttccaaaaaaaacacctgatgatgaaaatgttctgtcagaaccacaagcTGACGaaaatcgtgaaatctctatcaattatattaatactggaaaaatatggaaccgaaaagatataaaagataatgatgagatattttcttataatgtggcatgtgacatcataaatgaaaacgaggatcatgaaccaaaaaccTTTGGTGAATATAAAACTCCTCATGATTGGGTAAAATGGAAAGATGttatccaggttgaattggattcgctgaataaacgtaatatttttggacctatagtcctcacacctgaaggtgtaaaacctgttggatacaaatgggtttttattcgaaagcaaaatgaaaaaaatgaaatagtcagatataaagctagacttgttgcacaaggtttttctcaaaggcctggaattgattatgaagaaacgtattctcctgttatggatgcaattacatttcgatatttaattagtttgacagtgtctgaaaatttggaaatgtgtcttatggatgttgttacagcttacttatacggatcacttgatagtgatatatacatgaaaatccctgaaggatttaagatgcctgaagcacagagttcaaaacccagagaattttattatgtaaaattgcaaatatcattatatttgTTAAAGCAAtctggccgaatgtggtataatcggctaagtgagcacttgatgaaaaagggatatttaaatgatccaatatgcccttgtgttttcatcaagaaaacaacatccggatgtgtaattatttctgtatatgttgatgatttaaacatcattggaacgaataaagaaattcaagaagttatgatgtacttgaaggaagaattcgaaatgaaggatcttggaaaaaccaagtattgtctgggtttgcaaatcgaacaaaaagaatgtggaatttttgttcaccaggcaaattatacagaaaagatccttaaacgttttaatatggataaatcaaatccattaagtactccaatggttgtaagatcattaaacattattaaggatccattccgtccatgtggagatgatgaagttattcttggtccagaagtaccatatctaagtgccattggtgcccttatgtatcttgcaaattgcactagacctgatatatcttttgctgtaaatttattggcaagattcatttcatatccaacaaagaggcactggaacggaattaaacatatatttcgttatctacgaggaacaacagatttgggacttttgtactcaaaagacaccaatcaaagtatcattggttatgctgatgctggatatttatctgatccacataagacacgttctcaaaccggatatgtatttactcgtggaggcaccgcaatttcttggcgttcacagaaacaaaaacaacttcatcaaatcacgctgagattattgcgctacatgaagcaagccgtgaatgtgtttggctaaaatcaatgacacaacatatccaaacttcttgtggattatcagtgtacaagaagcctgtgacgttgtatgaagacaatgctgcatgtattgctcaaatgaaagaaggatacatcaaaagtgacagaacaaaacatatacccccaaagttctttgcctacagtcaagagcttgagaagaataaagatattgatatctgttatattcaatcaagtgagaactcatcagatctcttcacaaaggcacttcccacgacgatattcagaaagcatatatacaacattgggatgcgcaatctgcggaatatgtgaagaatcactcatgttaacatgaggaggagtttacgtggctgcactctttttcccttactatggtttttattccactgggtttttcctagtaaggtttttaacgaggcagtataaaacacgtaatgaagacattcatcatatcacgatcatcatcacaagggggagtgttgaaaaatattattattattaatattatgttgaatattgaatgttgaatgttgaatattgagttataaaatgtgaaaaattagtgtgtgatgatgtagatgatgatgtatttatttttggactaatctcaaatgtggatctataaataggtcttcatttgtgatgaaaaatataattgaattgagagaaaaatatttgtgaagtgtagagtttgatatattttgagttttaaaatttttactttttaccataaatttttactttttcacaacaaatttcatttttttgtcaACCAGTTCTTTACACAAATAGTAATTGCTTATGTTTATATTATGATGGTAAATGCATTGATACATGGCAAACCATTTTTGTTCCTGTCACATCGTTGAATATACGCGCTGCCTCCAATTTATTgctttgattttgatgttttttaatttttatatttgccTTTATTATTGTCATGATTCCTCCCATAATTTTGAAGTTttttaaattatgaatttttttgaagTGGAAATATGTGGCCTTTGTGAGATTTA
Proteins encoded:
- the LOC140884065 gene encoding putative 4-hydroxy-4-methyl-2-oxoglutarate aldolase 3, with the translated sequence MDSLVITDACDANEQLIESGDIRILPPIFQMYGKRRAFSGRIVTVKVFEENVLVREFVASKGHGRVLVIDGGGSMKSALIGGILSNSARKNGWAGIVVYGCIRDVEDINGCDIGVRALAAHPKKPKKTGAGERHVTIRIGGAEVRDGEWLYADSDGIIVSKTELSV
- the LOC140882193 gene encoding putative 4-hydroxy-4-methyl-2-oxoglutarate aldolase 3 gives rise to the protein MASVAITDACDANESLIESGDIRILPPIFQIYGKRRVFSGPIATLKVFEDNVLVREFLESKGDGRVLVVDGGGSMKCALVGGNLGQLAQNNGWAGIVVNGCIRDVDEINGCDVGVRALATHPKKSKKRGAGERHVPIHIAGAEIHDGEWLYADGDGIIISKTELSV